ccaaccccacaGTATttttgaactcataacctcttgtatgAAAGCTTAGAAGTAGGACTTACCTGGATGAAGGATAGTCTAGTGGTTTACtttcttgattcttgaagattggtgcaagattggatgattgaGATGTTAAGTTTTCTCCTTCTCCCTCTAAAacgctcttacctctctctaaactTACCAAAAAATTACCCGCAATAAAatcccaaaggctatttattaaaatagggtcgggttataaaaaaacCAGAATTTGCACAGCCGCGGCATATGGGGTGGCGCGTGGGGTGGTGCAGTAGTGAAAATGCAtctagaaacgaaattttgaagtGTTATGGAAATCCCCACAGGCGTGCCGCATGGGGCGCCGCGGTAGTGTAGAATTCTTCCAgcgtttggtaatttggtcataacgttttgtaggagtgtccaaataatgaatagtTTGAAGCGTTAGAGTCTAGACTCAAAGATCTCTGATTTGATAGGTTGTTCATCACATAAATCctgatatatatgtatatatactcatCCAAAGTTTTATATTATgcgtactcatttgaaactttagtctatcatgaaaatTTTCAACTTGCCTTGGACTTAggccccacatcacttataatatgcctcgtacacttattatcgtatccaattgatatccatcatattaatagcccTCGTCTACATAAAAactaatataattagcacacatcaactttcttaatagcgcttaagtacttcaaaatttttcggggtgctacattctcccccactcaggatcattcatcctcgaatgagaagtagagtcaaCCCCAACACTGAACATAGCTTAACTATTTTCTCACACATCTCAATCTCCCAATTGTTTGACTATCTCTCAAATTTTCTAGAAATTTTggtagagtttcccttgtaactggacttatccacctgccagagaacccCAAAAACACATactaacaacatatatataatccACTGACGTAGCATAACACCAAAAAAACACCAACCATGGCCTCATAAATAACATATAACTagaaaggaacacctttaacatccATTGTACAAGTGATACACAATTCATAGGCGAGAAAGATTACAtacctattcaaacaaataaggatactgcttcttcatctcttcctcggcctcccaagtagcttcttcaacCTGTTGATTTTGCCACAACAGTtttacggaggcaatttctttgtttctcagttttcaaacttgcctatcaagaatggcaactggaatttcttcataggtcagttcctcattaacctcaatagtctcaactggcACAATAAGCGATGGATCTCCgattaccttcttcaacatagacacatgaaataccggatgcactaatgacatctcaggtggtaggtCCAACTTGTACGCCACCTGGCTAATCCTCTGAATGAATCtgtacggtctgacatacctcgaGCTCAATTTCCCTTTCCTTCCAAACTGCATTATACcattcatgggggaaaccttcaagaatacccaatcatcttctttgaactctaagtctatgcgacgaacatccgaataggatttgtgatgactctgagcagttttcaactgctccttaatgatcttaacctttttcaTAGCCTAATGCATgaggtctggtcctatcaactcagcttccccaatctcgaactacccaataggagatctacatctcctaccatataatgcctcaaatggttcCATATGAATACTATCATGAAAGCTGTtgtataagcaaactctatgagtggcaaatgatcattccatctacccttgaagtcaagaacacaagcacgcaacatatcctcaagcgtctgaatagtcctctCTGCCTGCCTgccggtctgtggatggaaggttctGCTAACATTCAATcgagtacccaaaccttgatgAAATTTCTTACTGAACCCCttgatcggaaatgatagaaactggagtgccatccAGCCAGACTAttttcttgatatacaactgagcatactgttccgttgtgtcggtagatttaactggcaagaagtgtgctgatttcgcgAGTAGATCCACAATCagccaaattgagtcaaacttgcgtagagtacgcggtaatcctaccacaaaatccatattaatcatttcctacttccacattggaatttctatattctgtgccaacccaccacgCCGTTGGTGTTTGGCCTTTACTTACTGACAATTCgtacatcttgccacaaagtccgccacattccttttcatgtcattctaccaatagacttccttgagatcatgatagaTCTTTGTAGAATctgggtgcacgaaatacctagaagtgtgagcctcagtcatgattctttcccggagtccatctacatttggaacacacaaCCGTCcctggtaccttagtgtaccgtcatccatgccaagagtaaaagccatagttttatgtttaagaatcccctccttcagttgtaccaacaatggaacgtcgtattgcttctctttgatttccacaacaagcaatgattcaaccctattttgcacaattacccctcttTCATTAGAGCCtgcaagacaaactcccaaactagctaactagtgaacctccctggccaacgacctttgatatgtctccaagtgagccaaacaacacatagatttccggctaagagcatccgccacaacattggctttccccgggtgatatagaatatcgatgtcgtaatccttgagtaactcaagccatcttctctacctcagattcaactccttttgtttgaaaatatatagaAGACTCTTGTGGTGCGTGAATACATCcatatggaccccatacaaataatgatgccaaatcttcaatgcaaaaaccaccgccgcaagttctaagtcatgtgttggataagtcttttcatgattcttgagttgcctagaagcataagctataaccttgccgtgttgcattaacacacacccaagtctaatccttgaagcatcgcaatataccacaaacccatttataccctctggcagggtcaacactGGCGCCACAGTCAATCTTGATTctaactcctggaagctcctttcacaagcatcaaaccattggaacttaaccggtttctgagtcaatttagtcaacggagaggcaagagtagagatcCCCTCTACAAACTTCTTGTAATACCctactaagcccaagaaactgcaaaTCTCGATTGGCGTTGTATGTCTAGGACAATTCTTCATCGCTATAATATTTTGAGGGTCAACCTTAATCCCTTCTatggagacaacatgacccaagaatgtgacagattcgagccaaaattcacattttgaaaatttcgcgtacaattggtgctgatgaagaatCTACAAAACTACCCTGAGATAATCGGCATGGTCCTttcgacctcgtgaatacacaagaatatcgtcaatgaacagtatcacaaaggaatcgagaaaaggcttgaaaacccgattcataagatccatgaaagctgtcggggcattggttagcccaaaagacattaccagaaattcaaagtgcccataccgggtcctgaatgCTGTTTTCAGAATATTCTGGTACCTGTTTTCAATTCGTGATACCCGGATCGAAA
The DNA window shown above is from Nicotiana tomentosiformis chromosome 8, ASM39032v3, whole genome shotgun sequence and carries:
- the LOC138897265 gene encoding uncharacterized protein, translated to MKKVKIIKEQLKTAQSHHKSYSDVRRIDLEFKEDDWVFLKVSPMNGIMQFGRKGKLSSRYVRPYRFIQRISQVAYKLDLPPEMSLVHPVFHVSMLKKVIGDPSLIVPVETIEVNEELTYEEIPVAILDRQV